In Candidatus Binatia bacterium, one DNA window encodes the following:
- a CDS encoding efflux RND transporter periplasmic adaptor subunit, translating to MMNRWRQDRPRGGFLGVVVALAAALAACKEPPQLASVPPPEVAVSPPVEQAAIEHITATGRVAAVEEVEVRARVGGYLAKVNFQDGRDVKAGDVLFEIDPRPYEAAVMRAEGDVEKWQAQLRKAEADVARNTRLLPKGAASERDLEQAIAAKESSLAEITSARGRLTDATLDLEFARIVAPIDGRASRTSVTKGNLILPMGQMETAPLTTIVKLAPIHVYFDVDERTVLRLRGRGRREGRGAREGDVRALDIPVEVGLAGETGFPHRGVIDFVDNRVDPATGTMQARGVFDNQDGVLAPGMFGRVRVPVGQRDKALFVPDRAIGTDQGSKYLLTVNTQNVVEYRPVTLGVESEGLREVLTGLQPGESVIVDGIQRVRPGITVVPHPAAAPEAPIPPPVAANAGR from the coding sequence ATGATGAACAGATGGAGACAGGATCGCCCCCGCGGTGGTTTCCTCGGTGTCGTCGTTGCACTGGCCGCCGCGTTGGCCGCTTGCAAGGAGCCACCGCAGCTCGCCTCCGTGCCACCGCCCGAGGTGGCGGTGAGCCCGCCCGTCGAGCAGGCGGCGATCGAGCACATCACCGCCACCGGGCGCGTGGCCGCCGTCGAGGAGGTGGAGGTTCGCGCCCGGGTGGGCGGCTACCTGGCGAAGGTCAACTTCCAGGACGGGCGAGACGTGAAAGCGGGCGACGTGCTCTTCGAGATCGATCCGCGTCCGTACGAAGCCGCCGTGATGCGTGCCGAGGGCGACGTCGAGAAGTGGCAGGCGCAACTGCGCAAAGCCGAAGCGGACGTGGCGCGCAACACCCGCCTGCTACCCAAGGGCGCCGCCAGCGAACGCGATCTCGAGCAGGCCATCGCAGCAAAGGAGTCGTCGCTCGCAGAAATCACCTCCGCCAGAGGCCGCCTGACCGACGCCACGCTCGACCTCGAGTTCGCGCGGATCGTCGCACCCATCGATGGGCGCGCCAGCCGCACCTCGGTCACGAAGGGCAATCTGATCCTTCCGATGGGACAGATGGAAACCGCCCCTCTGACCACCATCGTCAAGCTGGCGCCGATCCACGTGTACTTCGACGTCGACGAACGGACGGTCCTCCGGCTGCGGGGACGGGGGCGGCGCGAAGGCAGAGGGGCGCGGGAAGGGGATGTGCGGGCCCTGGACATCCCGGTGGAGGTCGGCCTCGCCGGCGAAACGGGCTTTCCGCATCGGGGCGTGATTGACTTCGTCGACAACCGCGTCGATCCCGCGACGGGCACCATGCAGGCACGCGGCGTGTTCGACAACCAGGACGGCGTGCTCGCTCCCGGCATGTTCGGCCGCGTGCGCGTGCCGGTCGGGCAGCGTGACAAGGCGCTGTTCGTTCCGGATCGCGCGATCGGCACCGACCAGGGCAGCAAGTACCTGTTGACCGTGAATACGCAGAACGTCGTCGAGTACCGGCCGGTCACCCTCGGCGTGGAGAGCGAAGGGCTGCGCGAGGTCCTCACCGGTCTGCAACCCGGAGAGTCGGTGATCGTCGACGGCATCCAGCGTGTCCGCCCCGGGATCACCGTCGTTCCCCATCCTGCCGCGGCGCCGGAAGCCCCGATCCCGCCGCCGGTGGCGGCGAACGCCGGGCGCTGA
- a CDS encoding alpha/beta hydrolase, translating to MSASVHVGGATRAQVLAAVVAVGTTVLVAGCATPIGVRRLPSEEANRQLTASVLTTGEPGAPAQEFLYRLNLSEKYRDDPAGTIATLHSGLGQADESDRLFALAELSYAFAQHGGGQPYYLAAAAYAWAFLFPVDPAARPSGYDPRLRTAMDLYNRSVAEGLTSGNDNTVDLSARPVALPYGVLQIDVDPSGFEFGGYQLVQLTSLADFRVRGLRNRYRNRGIGAPLAASVSKGDGPADPWLGPHVKVPVTALLRFDDPRRGMSEGTLHGTIHLFDPDRTATVQVGTLTVPLESERTAALAYQLEDSPAWDFEIAGFRRGDFSFVEREDNLFLLYPYRRGRIPVVFVHGTASSPVRWAEMANELMNDPVLGQRYQFWFFLYNTGNPVPYSAMRLREALQRVVATMDPTGSDPALRRMVLIGHSQGGLLTKMTVVSSGTRFWDASIDVPFERADLSPETKDLLRRSMFVEPLPFVTEVVFIATPHRGSFLAENVLGKVARRLVSFPATLTKVGVEVVKLNPSGAARTAVGVPTAIDNMDGAQPFIQTLAPLPIAPGVTAHSIVAVQGDGPPEDGDDGVVAYSSAHIDGVASELIVRSGHSTQGTPQTIEEVRRILYEHLERK from the coding sequence GTGAGCGCGTCGGTCCACGTTGGCGGCGCGACGCGAGCCCAGGTGCTGGCGGCCGTGGTCGCCGTCGGGACGACGGTGCTGGTCGCCGGCTGCGCGACGCCGATCGGTGTAAGACGGCTTCCGTCGGAGGAGGCGAATCGACAACTGACCGCCAGCGTGCTGACGACCGGAGAGCCGGGGGCGCCGGCGCAGGAGTTCCTCTACCGGCTCAACCTCTCCGAAAAGTACCGGGACGATCCGGCCGGGACGATCGCCACACTGCACTCGGGTCTGGGGCAGGCGGACGAGTCCGACCGCCTGTTCGCGCTGGCCGAGTTGTCCTACGCTTTCGCCCAGCATGGCGGTGGTCAGCCGTACTACCTCGCCGCCGCGGCGTACGCCTGGGCCTTCCTGTTCCCGGTGGACCCCGCCGCCCGCCCGAGCGGCTACGATCCGCGGCTGCGAACAGCCATGGACCTGTACAATCGCAGCGTCGCCGAGGGCCTGACCAGTGGTAACGACAACACGGTCGACCTGAGCGCACGCCCCGTGGCCCTGCCCTACGGCGTCTTGCAGATTGACGTGGATCCATCCGGTTTCGAATTTGGAGGCTATCAGCTCGTGCAGCTCACCTCGCTGGCCGATTTCCGGGTCCGCGGCCTGCGGAACCGCTACCGCAACCGGGGCATTGGCGCACCCCTCGCCGCCTCGGTATCGAAGGGTGACGGACCCGCGGATCCCTGGCTGGGGCCGCATGTCAAGGTCCCCGTCACCGCGTTGCTCCGGTTCGACGACCCACGGCGCGGCATGAGCGAGGGCACGTTGCACGGTACCATCCACCTGTTCGACCCCGATCGAACGGCCACGGTCCAGGTCGGCACCCTAACCGTCCCGTTGGAATCCGAACGGACGGCGGCGCTCGCGTACCAGCTCGAAGACTCGCCCGCGTGGGACTTCGAGATCGCGGGTTTTCGGCGCGGCGATTTCAGTTTCGTCGAGCGCGAAGACAATTTGTTCCTGCTGTACCCGTACCGCCGCGGCCGCATTCCCGTGGTGTTCGTGCATGGCACAGCGTCGAGCCCCGTGCGCTGGGCCGAGATGGCCAACGAGCTGATGAACGACCCGGTCCTCGGGCAACGCTACCAATTCTGGTTCTTCCTCTACAACACCGGCAACCCCGTGCCGTACTCGGCCATGCGCCTGCGCGAAGCGCTGCAGCGCGTCGTTGCCACGATGGATCCCACCGGCTCGGACCCGGCGCTCCGCCGGATGGTGCTCATCGGGCACAGCCAGGGTGGGTTGCTCACCAAGATGACGGTCGTGAGCAGCGGCACGCGTTTCTGGGATGCGAGCATCGATGTACCCTTCGAACGAGCGGATCTCTCTCCGGAAACGAAGGACCTGTTGCGCCGTAGCATGTTCGTCGAGCCGCTGCCGTTCGTGACCGAGGTGGTTTTCATTGCCACGCCGCACCGCGGCAGCTTCCTGGCCGAGAACGTGCTTGGCAAAGTCGCGCGCCGGCTGGTGAGCTTCCCGGCGACGCTGACGAAGGTGGGCGTCGAAGTGGTCAAGCTCAACCCGAGCGGTGCAGCGCGGACCGCCGTAGGCGTGCCGACGGCGATCGACAACATGGACGGGGCGCAGCCGTTCATCCAGACCCTCGCGCCTCTCCCGATCGCCCCCGGCGTGACGGCGCATTCGATCGTCGCCGTACAGGGCGACGGACCGCCGGAGGACGGCGACGACGGCGTGGTCGCGTATTCGAGCGCGCACATCGACGGTGTCGCCTCCGAGCTGATCGTACGGTCGGGGCATTCGACGCAAGGGACCCCGCAGACCATCGAAGAGGTGAGGCGGATCCTGTACGAGCACCTGGAGCGGAAATGA
- a CDS encoding DUF4105 domain-containing protein has translation MRAALKVGGRAVLALAILGLTAWAAAALYLGPLQSARWALVIVAVGVLAAGSFVLPRLRWWPLAVFVAAFVVSLVRWQGVQPSNERDWQPDVAVLPYATFAGDLVTLHNVRNFDYRTETDYTPRYYDKTYDLRQLDSADLIAVYWMGDAIAHIMLSFGFADRDFVTMSIETRKERSESYDTLKGFFRQYELTYIVGDERDLIGLRSNYRKDPPEDVYLFRTNAPPADVRRVFLSYLREINALRDRPVFYNTLTTNCTTNVLMHSRVNPGKRQYSWKILLSGYAPLYSYEHGRLDTRLPFEELKRRSHINGAAQAAAAAPDFSQRIRVGLPKPAPSEAVE, from the coding sequence ATGAGAGCTGCGCTGAAAGTGGGGGGCCGCGCGGTGCTCGCACTGGCGATTCTCGGCCTCACCGCATGGGCGGCGGCGGCACTGTACCTGGGGCCCCTACAATCGGCCCGCTGGGCGCTCGTCATCGTGGCCGTGGGCGTCCTCGCCGCCGGGTCATTCGTCTTGCCGCGTCTGCGGTGGTGGCCCCTGGCCGTGTTTGTGGCGGCCTTCGTGGTCTCCCTGGTCCGCTGGCAGGGCGTGCAACCCTCCAACGAACGCGACTGGCAACCCGACGTGGCGGTCCTGCCGTACGCCACCTTCGCCGGTGACCTGGTGACGCTCCACAACGTCCGCAACTTCGACTACCGGACCGAGACCGACTACACGCCGCGCTACTACGACAAGACGTACGACCTGCGGCAGTTGGACTCGGCCGACCTGATCGCCGTCTACTGGATGGGCGACGCCATCGCGCACATCATGCTGAGCTTTGGTTTCGCGGACCGCGACTTCGTGACGATGTCGATCGAAACCCGCAAGGAACGCAGCGAGTCCTATGACACGCTGAAGGGCTTCTTCCGGCAGTACGAGCTGACCTACATCGTCGGTGACGAGCGGGACTTGATCGGGTTGCGGAGCAACTACCGCAAGGACCCGCCCGAGGACGTCTACCTCTTCCGCACGAACGCGCCGCCGGCGGACGTGCGCCGGGTTTTCCTGAGCTACTTGCGCGAGATAAACGCACTCAGGGATCGGCCGGTCTTCTACAACACGTTGACGACGAACTGTACGACCAACGTGCTCATGCACAGCCGGGTGAACCCCGGCAAGCGACAATACTCGTGGAAGATTCTGCTCAGCGGCTACGCCCCGCTGTATTCGTACGAGCACGGGCGATTGGACACGCGCCTGCCCTTCGAGGAGCTGAAGCGGCGCTCGCACATAAACGGGGCCGCGCAGGCCGCCGCCGCGGCGCCGGATTTCTCCCAGCGAATCCGCGTCGGCCTGCCGAAGCCGGCGCCCAGCGAGGCCGTCGAGTGA
- a CDS encoding efflux RND transporter permease subunit has protein sequence MSRFFVERPILATVISIAILVIGLVALLTLPIAQYPEVTPPTIQVSALYPGASASVVADTVAAPIEQEVNGVENMLYMLSKSTNDGQMYLDVTFKLGTNIDDAQVLTQNRVAIAQAKLPEEVQRQGVTTKKKSPSILLCVNLVSPDKSRDVLYLSNYATIQVKDALARLPGVGDVVTLGARDYSMRIWLDPERLASLNMTANDVVQALKEQNVQVAAGRIGQPPVPQGLSFQYPINTLGRLLEPEEFAEIIVKTGERGQLTRVRDIGRVELAAKNADVNSYLDGVPAVTLAVFQLPGSNALATAEGVRAEMERQKARFPGGVEYRVVYDTTVFVSESVHEVYKTLFEAFVLVFIVVLVFLQDWRATLMPMIDVPVSLIGTFAVMAALGFSLNNVSLLGLVVAIGIVVDDAIVVVENVERWMAMGLSPKEATVKAVDEITGPVIAITLVLSSVFLPAAFIPGISGQFYRQFALTIATSMMISAINALTMAPARAPQLLRAHTGDHHDEGEALPPVAIVLIVGFVVYSWATPALAQLFGVTLPGHVSGEGAEHATSSTALWSLRLAVFAAGSGLGWAAAPAINRALGSFFRGFNRVFDRITAGYGRLVQSGLRITAVVLVVYGGLLLLTYLGFTTVPTGFIPEQDKGYVVVNAQLPDGASLERTEAVMAKVDAIAHSTPGVRHTMTLPGYSILTGNNISNVGGMYVILDPFEERIPEQRTAAVILAELRQRFRTVLEAQVVAFGAPPVEGLGTTGGFKMQIQDRSDSGPVALQAAVGNVVEKGNAQPGLVGLFSSFRAKQPQLYVDVDRVKAKSLGVSLDDVFSTMQVYLGSAYVNDFTRFGRNWQVNAQADSVYRIRPEDIGKLKVRNAQGDMVPLATLVQVRDTTGPVLVNRYNMFPSAEVNGSPAPGTSSGEAIALMEEVANQELPRGMGFEWTELTLQQILAGNTAPLVFGLGTLLVFLVLCGQYESWSLPMAIILIVPMCLLAAIVGIILAKMDVNIFAQVGFVVLIGLAAKNAILVVEFAKAKQDEGRDRFAAAIEASKVRLRPILMTSFAFALGVLPLVLGAGAGSEMRRSLGVAVFSGMLGVTAFGLLLTPVFYVVIRGLGERRAATAPPPRPEATSASSSAGPRAN, from the coding sequence ATGTCGCGTTTCTTCGTCGAGCGCCCCATCCTGGCAACGGTCATCTCGATCGCCATTCTGGTCATCGGCCTCGTGGCGTTGTTGACGCTGCCGATTGCGCAATACCCGGAGGTCACCCCGCCGACGATCCAGGTGTCCGCCCTCTATCCAGGCGCCAGCGCCAGCGTGGTCGCCGACACCGTTGCGGCGCCGATCGAGCAGGAAGTGAACGGCGTCGAGAACATGCTCTACATGCTGTCGAAGAGCACCAACGATGGGCAGATGTACCTGGACGTCACGTTCAAGCTCGGCACGAACATCGACGACGCCCAGGTGCTGACCCAGAATCGTGTGGCGATCGCCCAGGCCAAGCTGCCGGAGGAAGTCCAACGGCAAGGCGTCACCACGAAGAAGAAATCCCCATCGATTCTGCTCTGCGTGAACCTGGTTTCGCCGGACAAGAGCCGCGACGTCCTCTACCTCAGCAACTACGCCACCATCCAGGTGAAGGATGCTTTGGCGCGGTTGCCCGGGGTCGGCGACGTGGTCACGCTCGGCGCGCGCGACTACAGCATGCGTATCTGGCTCGACCCGGAGCGCCTGGCCTCACTCAACATGACCGCCAACGACGTCGTGCAAGCCCTCAAGGAGCAAAACGTCCAGGTGGCGGCCGGCCGGATCGGGCAGCCGCCGGTGCCGCAGGGCCTCAGCTTTCAGTACCCGATCAACACGCTCGGCCGGCTCCTCGAGCCGGAGGAATTCGCCGAGATCATCGTCAAGACGGGCGAGCGCGGGCAGCTGACGCGTGTCCGCGACATCGGCCGCGTCGAGCTGGCGGCCAAGAATGCGGACGTTAACAGCTACCTCGACGGCGTGCCCGCGGTGACCCTCGCGGTATTCCAACTTCCCGGGTCGAACGCCCTGGCCACCGCCGAAGGGGTGCGGGCGGAGATGGAACGGCAGAAGGCGCGCTTCCCGGGGGGCGTCGAGTATCGCGTCGTCTACGACACGACGGTGTTCGTCAGCGAGTCGGTACACGAGGTGTACAAGACCCTGTTCGAAGCGTTCGTCCTGGTGTTCATCGTCGTGCTGGTCTTCCTGCAGGACTGGCGTGCGACCCTGATGCCGATGATCGACGTCCCGGTGTCTTTGATCGGGACCTTCGCAGTGATGGCCGCGCTGGGGTTTTCGCTGAACAACGTGTCGCTGCTCGGTCTCGTCGTGGCCATCGGGATCGTCGTCGACGATGCCATCGTCGTCGTCGAGAACGTCGAGCGCTGGATGGCGATGGGCCTGTCGCCGAAGGAGGCCACGGTCAAAGCGGTCGACGAGATCACCGGCCCGGTCATCGCGATCACGCTGGTGCTGAGCTCCGTGTTCCTGCCCGCCGCCTTTATCCCCGGCATCAGCGGCCAGTTCTACCGCCAGTTCGCGCTAACCATCGCGACCTCGATGATGATCTCTGCCATCAACGCCTTGACGATGGCACCGGCCCGGGCGCCACAGTTGCTGCGGGCGCACACCGGCGACCATCACGACGAGGGCGAGGCGCTGCCACCAGTCGCGATCGTGCTCATCGTCGGGTTCGTCGTGTACTCCTGGGCGACGCCGGCCCTGGCCCAGCTGTTCGGGGTGACCTTGCCGGGACACGTCAGCGGTGAGGGCGCCGAGCACGCCACGAGTTCGACGGCCCTCTGGAGCCTCCGCCTGGCGGTTTTCGCGGCGGGGAGCGGGCTCGGCTGGGCCGCCGCCCCGGCGATCAACCGGGCGCTCGGCAGCTTCTTTCGGGGCTTCAACCGGGTCTTCGACCGCATCACGGCCGGCTACGGACGTTTGGTGCAGAGCGGGCTGCGCATCACCGCCGTCGTTCTCGTCGTCTATGGCGGCCTGCTGCTACTGACCTACCTGGGCTTCACGACGGTACCCACCGGCTTCATTCCGGAGCAGGACAAGGGCTACGTGGTGGTGAACGCACAGCTCCCCGACGGCGCGAGCCTCGAGCGCACCGAGGCGGTGATGGCGAAGGTCGACGCGATCGCCCACAGCACGCCGGGGGTGCGGCATACAATGACGTTGCCCGGCTACTCGATCCTGACCGGAAACAACATTTCCAACGTCGGCGGCATGTACGTCATCCTCGACCCATTCGAGGAACGTATTCCGGAGCAGCGGACCGCGGCGGTGATTCTTGCCGAGCTGCGCCAGCGCTTCCGCACGGTTCTGGAGGCGCAGGTGGTGGCGTTCGGGGCGCCCCCGGTGGAAGGGCTGGGAACGACCGGTGGGTTCAAGATGCAGATCCAGGACCGGTCCGATTCCGGCCCGGTCGCCTTGCAGGCGGCGGTCGGCAACGTCGTCGAGAAGGGCAATGCCCAGCCCGGTCTCGTCGGGTTGTTCAGCAGCTTTCGCGCCAAGCAACCGCAGCTGTACGTCGATGTGGACCGCGTCAAGGCAAAGTCGCTCGGCGTCAGTCTCGATGACGTGTTCAGCACGATGCAGGTCTACCTGGGCTCGGCCTACGTCAACGACTTCACGCGCTTCGGCCGCAACTGGCAGGTGAACGCGCAGGCCGACTCGGTCTACCGCATCCGTCCGGAGGACATCGGCAAACTGAAGGTGCGAAACGCGCAGGGCGACATGGTCCCGCTCGCGACGTTGGTCCAAGTGCGGGACACCACGGGGCCCGTCCTCGTCAATCGCTACAACATGTTCCCGTCGGCCGAAGTGAACGGCAGCCCCGCGCCGGGCACCAGCTCCGGAGAGGCCATCGCGCTGATGGAGGAGGTCGCCAACCAGGAGCTGCCGCGCGGCATGGGATTCGAATGGACCGAGCTGACGTTGCAGCAGATCCTGGCGGGCAACACCGCGCCGCTGGTGTTCGGGCTCGGGACGCTGCTGGTGTTCCTGGTGCTCTGCGGTCAATACGAGAGCTGGAGCCTGCCGATGGCGATCATCCTGATTGTCCCCATGTGCCTGTTGGCGGCAATCGTCGGCATCATTCTCGCCAAGATGGACGTCAACATCTTTGCGCAGGTCGGGTTCGTCGTGTTGATCGGTCTCGCCGCCAAGAACGCGATCCTCGTCGTCGAGTTCGCCAAGGCGAAACAGGACGAGGGGCGCGATCGCTTCGCGGCGGCCATCGAGGCCAGCAAGGTGCGATTGCGGCCGATTCTTATGACCTCGTTCGCCTTCGCCCTGGGCGTGCTGCCGCTGGTGCTCGGCGCGGGTGCGGGTTCGGAAATGCGCCGATCGCTCGGGGTGGCCGTGTTCAGCGGCATGCTCGGCGTGACCGCGTTCGGGCTCCTCCTGACCCCGGTGTTCTACGTGGTCATCCGGGGCCTCGGGGAGCGGCGGGCCGCCACCGCGCCGCCGCCACGGCCCGAGGCGACCAGCGCATCCTCGTCGGCCGGGCCGCGAGCGAACTGA
- a CDS encoding efflux transporter outer membrane subunit: MKQSSERLLHLAGSLVTAVAATLCAAGCMMVGPDYDRPAAPAAERWLETRDAAIGQERADYTAWWTVFDDPTLTALVETAYRQNPSLQAAGARVLAAEAFRGIAIGTLYPQMQQGAGAYTYTRASRNQANSSGPTVDTTFPDWSVGLDAAWELDVWGRFRRGIESADAQLLASVAAYDDALVSLVAEVALNYISLRTFEEQLAVARSNVEIQEGSYGIVSEKFRGGAVTRLDERQAASLLDDTRSLIPGLEASIRQTQSTLCLLLGLPPQDLNDILGGTRPIPAAPTQVAVGIPADLLRRRPDIRRAERVLAAQSAQIGVAKSELLPRFILVGSIGVASQDVADLFTQSSFQAFGGPSFRWAILNYGRIINNVRVQDATYQALVSEYENTVLLAQSEVERAIAAFLGARRQVDFLARSVEAARDAVELADLQYREGAADYTRVLNTQQVLLSEQGRLVATRGAVALNLTALYRALGGGWELREGKDFVPPEAAKQMRERTYWGDRLSSAEQQEAPGEAAAGTESERGWWRWRWWWPQW, translated from the coding sequence ATGAAACAATCCTCCGAGCGTCTCCTCCATCTGGCGGGAAGCCTGGTTACGGCCGTGGCGGCCACGCTGTGTGCGGCGGGTTGCATGATGGTCGGTCCGGACTACGACCGTCCCGCCGCCCCGGCAGCCGAGCGGTGGTTGGAGACTCGCGACGCGGCGATCGGACAAGAGCGTGCCGACTACACCGCGTGGTGGACGGTGTTCGACGATCCGACGTTGACCGCCCTGGTCGAAACGGCCTATCGCCAGAACCCCTCGTTGCAGGCGGCCGGGGCACGCGTGCTCGCGGCCGAGGCGTTTCGCGGCATCGCGATCGGCACCCTTTACCCCCAGATGCAACAGGGGGCCGGCGCGTACACGTACACGCGGGCGAGCAGGAATCAGGCGAACTCGTCGGGGCCCACGGTGGACACGACGTTTCCCGACTGGAGCGTCGGACTCGACGCCGCCTGGGAACTGGACGTCTGGGGCCGCTTCCGGCGCGGCATCGAGTCCGCGGACGCGCAGCTGCTCGCGTCCGTCGCGGCCTACGACGACGCCCTGGTCAGCCTGGTCGCCGAGGTCGCGTTGAACTACATCAGCTTGCGGACCTTCGAAGAGCAATTGGCCGTGGCACGGTCGAACGTCGAGATCCAGGAGGGCAGCTACGGGATCGTCTCGGAGAAGTTTCGCGGCGGTGCGGTCACGCGGCTCGACGAGCGGCAAGCGGCGTCGTTGCTCGACGACACGCGCTCACTGATTCCCGGCCTCGAAGCGAGCATTCGCCAAACGCAGAGCACGTTGTGCCTGTTGCTCGGTCTCCCGCCGCAGGACCTGAACGACATCCTGGGTGGAACCCGGCCAATTCCCGCCGCGCCGACACAGGTGGCGGTTGGCATTCCGGCAGACCTTCTCCGCCGCCGCCCGGACATCCGCCGCGCGGAACGCGTGCTGGCCGCGCAAAGTGCCCAGATCGGCGTGGCGAAGAGCGAACTCCTGCCGCGCTTCATCCTGGTCGGGTCGATCGGGGTGGCGTCGCAGGACGTCGCGGACCTGTTCACCCAGAGTAGCTTCCAGGCCTTCGGTGGGCCGAGCTTCCGTTGGGCGATCCTGAACTACGGTCGGATCATCAACAACGTGCGCGTGCAGGACGCCACGTACCAGGCGTTGGTGTCGGAGTACGAAAACACGGTGCTCCTGGCGCAGAGCGAGGTCGAGCGGGCGATCGCGGCGTTCCTGGGCGCGCGGCGGCAGGTGGACTTCCTGGCCCGCAGCGTCGAGGCTGCCCGCGACGCCGTCGAGCTCGCCGATCTGCAGTACCGCGAAGGGGCTGCCGACTACACGCGGGTGCTCAACACCCAACAGGTCCTTCTCAGCGAGCAAGGCCGGTTGGTCGCAACCAGGGGTGCGGTCGCGCTCAATCTGACGGCGCTGTACCGGGCCCTGGGGGGTGGGTGGGAGTTGCGCGAGGGCAAGGATTTCGTGCCCCCGGAGGCCGCCAAACAGATGCGTGAACGCACCTATTGGGGAGATCGGCTGAGCAGTGCCGAGCAACAAGAAGCCCCCGGGGAGGCAGCGGCCGGTACGGAGTCGGAGCGCGGCTGGTGGCGGTGGCGCTGGTGGTGGCCACAATGGTAG